The Candida orthopsilosis Co 90-125, chromosome 7 draft sequence genome has a window encoding:
- a CDS encoding Pnc1 nicotinamidase (involved in NAD salvage pathway) produces MIKRALVVVDLQGDFLPPNGSLAIANGSSIVKPIIELITEPHLNQWSLVIATQDWHPSDHTSFASQHGVQPFTELEFKHPETGQVKKQIVWPDHCVQGSAGAELESNFAKAFDDIKGVPTTNVKKGYLQDREYYSCFQDTWGLHRTEMKQTLLDHAIEEVVFVGLAFDYCVLNSATDSAKSFKTYVVRSLSKSVTQENDAKTEEIYRSAGVIVLEDISDIKS; encoded by the coding sequence atgatCAAAAGGGCCTTAGTAGTTGTTGACTTGCAAGGGGACTTTCTACCACCCAACGGCTCCCTAGCAATAGCAAATGGAAGCTCAATTGTCAAACCAATCATTGAGCTCATCACTGAGCCACATTTAAATCAATGGTCTTTGGTTATTGCGACTCAAGATTGGCATCCATCGGATCACACGTCATTTGCTTCGCAACATGGTGTACAGCCATTTACTGAGTTGGAGTTTAAGCATCCGGAAACTGGGCAGgtcaagaaacaaattgtGTGGCCAGATCATTGCGTACAGGGGAGTGCTGGTGCGGAGTTGGAGCTGAACTTTGCAAAAgcatttgatgatattaaGGGAGTACCTACAACAAATGTTAAAAAGGGGTACTTACAAGATCGTGAATATTATTCGTGTTTTCAAGACACGTGGGGGTTACATCGTACAGAAATGAAGCAGACCCTACTTGACCATGccattgaagaagttgtttttgttggaCTTGCTTTTGATTATTGTGTATTGAACTCAGCCACTGATTCTGCAAAACTGTTCAAGACTTATGTGGTGAGGAGCTTGAGTAAGAGTGTTACGCAAGAGAATGATGCTAAAACGGAGGAGATTTACCGAAGCGCAGGGGTAATTGTCTTGGAGGACATACTGGATATTAAGAGCTGA
- a CDS encoding Isy1 pre-mRNA-splicing factor — translation MSLNNFQQYKSKESGALDTNPQNRPRYVQKVQSIPQAEIWRNIVLGEISSKLTQINDSQTSDVRLRELNDALNQLFKEKRSWEYHIKNLGGNDYIHNVKDMINSGVNVAGWRYFGRAKGLPDVKKMIEEKKGQIEKQNGGESTKDLEKRLDDHYYGKLKDSKHLLDYESKQSEQLLKRKESERTPKVSLSELPNQEQITEWLAAKNI, via the coding sequence ATGTCTCTAAACAATTTTCAGCAATACAAGAGTAAAGAATCGGGGGCTCTAGATACCAATCCGCAAAATCGTCCTAGATATGTTCAGAAAGTGCAATCGATCCCACAAGCAGAAATATGGCGAAACATAGTCCTTGGAGAGATCTCATCCAAATTAACCCAAATTAACGACTCACAAACGAGTGATGTACGTCTTCGAGAGTTGAACGATGCATTGAATCAGTTgtttaaagaaaaaagaagttgggAGTATCATATAAAGAATTTAGGGGGAAATGACTACATCCATAACGTCAAAGATATGATAAATTCAGGAGTCAATGTTGCTGGATGGAGATACTTTGGTCGAGCAAAAGGGCTACCCGAtgtaaagaaaatgattGAGGAGAAGAAAGGACAGATTGAAAAGCAGAATGGAGGTGAATCAACTAAGGATCTTGAAAAGAGATTGGATGATCATTATTACGGAAAACTAAAGGACAGTAAGCATCTTCTTGATTATGAATCGAAGCAAAGCGAACAGCTactaaaaagaaaagagagtGAGAGGACTCCAAAGGTATCACTCAGTGAGCTACCTAATCAAGAGCAGATTACAGAATGGTTAGCGGCGAAGAATATATAA